The genomic region TCATagaattagttatagattttcaaAGTTTCTGATTTCATTTAAAGTAGTGCAGAAAATCAGATTCACaacttaactttgaaaaatcataactaatgttCCAGTTAATATGAAACCTTCAAAATTAAATCTCAATAATCACACTTAATATAATTTACTTAACATTTAAATTCTCATCATTTTAGTCACTATAGAGCCACTGattcactttcaaagttgccgTTTAATTTCAAGAGAACCTAATTTTCAGCAAACCATTTTGTATTCAAAATCCAACACTTCAATACCCCTCAAAACTAactccaaatcaaccaccaaccaagttcactaacattacaatataccaaataacAGCTCAATGGTaacaaatccaacataacccattaaaattcagaaattctcaaTAATTAGTCATCAAACAAATCCCAATCcatataatcaatcaatatcactaatcaacaattccaaatAACAATCTCAACAATTCCAATTacaatttcagccacaattcaatattcacatagtcaatcaattactcacagatattaaatctatttgcagttattcaataaaccttgtaggcattcctaaattaaaatcattttaaaccccctacctcgatgtcgcgATCGCATAGTTTAACGCAACAATCCCTGCTTAGTCTAAACTGGCAACTGCAGCGGCGATTTCAATGCAACCGGGACGGCGGCAGCAGCATCAATTCTAGTTACGCTCGCAGCAACGGCAATTTCGGCAATTTCAGCATAACACCATAATACTAAAACAGAGATATTGGCTatcataattaaaataagaacataATAGAGAAACAAAATACCAAATAGAACAAGAACAAGAGCGTTACAGGGTTAGGAATAGAGGTTTAATGTCAAAACGAAGAGGATGGTGCAGCCGCTTCTCTCCCCCGGTGACAAATTCCAGCTGTAACGATTCCAACAACTATAGTGTACTCAGGAACATTAAAGATGGGGACAAGGTCATTCTAAAGAAACaaaagattcatagacagtgactCCGGTAACTAGGGAACAACGAACTCACCCATATGAACAGCAGCAACCAAGGTCTCCGGCGACGGCGGCGGAAGAGGAACGACTCCTCCTCTGATGCGTCACTCTCAATGGTAGCGGCAGCAAACCCTGATGGCAACGGGAATAGGGAGCGACAATGATGAAGGCTCGACGAAGATAGCGAGGCACGATGGTGCAGGTCAGCATCTTCTCTTCGCGTCTCACCCTCAGCGAACGGCAACGGCGATACACGAACAAGGCAACGGGGCGTGGCTCGACGGCAGCTCCTTCCTCTCCTCCGTGGGTCACGTTCGCCTCTCCCTTTCTTCTCTGCGACAGCAGCTCGGCAGCGGCGCCAAGCTCCATAGCGTTGTTCCtccccctctcttcttctccctcgtCCTCTGTCTCCCTTCATGTTCTCCGTTTTCCCACATCTTCCCTCTTTCCCCTTCCTTTCTTTTCCCTTTCTGTTTTCCCCCTCGAGCTCCCCTGTTTCCTTTCTTTCCCATTCTGTTTGTGCGTGTGTTTTGTGAATTTAGGGTAAAATTAGGTTTTTAATTAGGAATTTAAGGTTAAGGTATAATGTATATGAGTAATATAACAACCTTTACAAAATATTTGAGATAGAGTAACAATTTAAGATTCAAATATAATACCATAAAAATTACTTCATAAAAAATTACTTTCAAAACGCAAAAGATTTTATTTATCAGCATATCAATGAGCTCaaacaattatttttaatttaaattataaaataagcataCTAATCACATTCTATAAAATACAGTTAAACTCGAAATATCAATTACCTATATTAAATTATATgaccttttattatttttctatcataactttaatttcaatttatatataaaataactaGTTATAATCAAAATTGTGAGTAAATACTAATTGACTTAAAATTAAAgtatttatcaaaatcaatttaatcatttctaataaattaatctttaaGGGCTCAAATTAATAGAATAAATCATATCTATTCATAATAGAAATTTCTTAAATTTGATTatataaaataaccaattataaaaattacacaaaaatattaattaatttaactcCAAATcttaataaaactaatttaattactcttaattgatttataaaataagatatcaaattaataaaataaatcgtaACCTTTTAAGaataaaagttacttaaattaaattgtacaattctttcttattttcaattactaaaattatacaaaatattccaaaataataaaattacctAAGAATATTAATTGGTTCAAAATGAATTTATCTCCGAATCTacttaattatttctaataaaataatttctaaaattacaaaatttaaacttaacaagataaaatcacaatttatttatatttagattttcaaaaatgcgggatgttacacaaaggacattaccgcaaactcgtagtgtccatagcgtGTCCTAAACGCCGTCTTAGGGATATCATCCTCTTTCACTCTGATTTGGTGGTAACCGGATCTTAAATCAATCTTGGAAAACACTCCAGCTCCTTgcaattgatccatcaagtcatctacTCTTGGCAgtgggtacttgttcttcacTGTTACTTTATTTAACTGTCGGTAATCCACACACAAACGCattcctccattcttcttctttaccaataaaactggcgctccccaTGATGATACACTCGGTCGAATAAACCTCTTATTTAGAATCTCTTCCAACTTAGTCTTTAACTCtgccagctctatcggagccattctaTATGGCGCAATCGACACTGGTCCAGCTCCCGGCACCAATTTGATCGCAAATTCAATTTTCCTTTGAGGTGGGAACTCCGGGATATCTTCTGGGAACACTTCTAGAAAATTTTTAACCACAAGTATCTGATCTAAGTTCTGGGCATCACCCAACGTATTTGCAGCCAAAAAAATATAACCTTGATACTCCTCCCCACTACAATGCACCATTACCGAGTTCAGGTAATACCCCGTAACTACCACTGCCCCATTCTCTCCTTCTGGCATAAACCGAATTGTTCGTTCAAAGCAATCCAACAGAACCCGGTTcttcgacaaccaatcaaaccccaaaatcacTTCAAGTCCCACCATTAGTAAACAGGTCAAATCGTGCACAAAAtctctaccctcaagcttgaaacctacttgtctACAACCTGACCTACTCATAACTGTTTGATGCAGAGTATGTACATGCAGATAAAAAGGTAACTCTAACGCTTTCAAGCCTAATTCCTCAACTTTAGCAAATGAAATGAACGAATGCGAAGCTCTAGTATCATATAATGCAACTAAGGATTTATCACCAATTAgacatatacctctcatcaacggATCCGCCTTGGAAGCATCCTTGGCATTCACAGCAAAGACTCAACCTTGATGCTGACTTTGGCCCGCATTCTGATTTCTCCAACGAGGGCAAATCCTTCGCAATGTGGCCAGTCAACCCACACTTGAAGCAACCACCTAAACCAATCTTGCATGAGTCATAAGGATGAAAACGTCCAGAACGATTACAAGCTAAATCCAGAGAATCCTTACTCTGATTTCCTCTTTCCCTAGCATACTGAAACTGATTCTGATTGTTCTTTCTGAAGCCCCCTTGGCCTTGAGGCGCATATCCTACTCTTTTGAAGCTTGGTCCTCTAGGATGGAAATACTTGCCACGCCCCCGACTAGAGCTCCCTCCATGAGTGTTCTTAGATGCCGCCACGGTCTTGGCATACTCCTCCACTACTCTAGCCTTATTCACCAAGTCAGAGAAGACACGGATCTCCATAGAAGCCACAGCAGTCATAATGTTGTCCTTCAAATCCCTCTGGTACTTAACGCATCTCCAGCTCTCATAAGTCTCCGGGTCACCCTGACACACCCGAGAAAACCTACAAAGTTCTTCGAACTTGTTGGTGTACTCAGCCACAGACATGGAACCTTGCTTCATCTGCATTAGCTCCATCTCTTTTGCTTCCCTTGTAGACTCAGGGAAGTATTTCTTATAGAAAGCCGTTTGGAACACCTCCCATGGAATGTCGGCATTTTGAAGCTGTAGCAAACGACACTCAGCTTGCCACCAGGGCTGGACCTCTCCCGCTAGCTGATAAGCGGCGAACTCTACATATTGATTAAGAGGAACATGTTGCACCTATAAAGCACGCTCTATAGCCTGGAACCAGTGTTCCGCTTCAGTAGGATTTGTGGATCCTCGGAAAGttggcggatgaaccttgagaaacgCCGCCAATGTCATCAAAATTCCTCCTGTGTTATCGCCGTTACCCTCAGTATTATCATTGGCATTTCCTTTGCCATTCCCGTTGCCATTTCCGTTCCCGGCCGGTTGGCCCAATCTCTGCATAGCTTGCAGAGTTGCAACAGCATTTGCTTCCATGGTATTAGCGAGATTCGCCATTGCCACCATGAATTCGGCGTGATTGTTAGCTGGTTGCTCATTCCTACTTTCTCGCGTACGTGTTCGACCTCGCCCGCGAGTAGCCATGTAGGGTtcttgtctacaccaaacaatcgatatcaaggtgatcagtctcaatatcaaaaggctagtgcttcaattatcccaaacaggcactcacaaacaagcatgctatgcaatatcaaacagataacctaatagcataaaaaaaagacacacagagtatgcaatttAGCaaaatcggtccatccctcaggctcacgaggacgaaccactctgaaaccactaaatgtaacaccctaattagcctaagccatACCTCGCgttgtaaagcaaaggttaaccagagattacg from Arachis ipaensis cultivar K30076 chromosome B02, Araip1.1, whole genome shotgun sequence harbors:
- the LOC107627238 gene encoding uncharacterized protein LOC107627238, whose product is MANLANTMEANAVATLQAMQRLGQPAGNGNGNGNGKGNANDNTEGNGDNTGGILMTLAAFLKVHPPTFRGSTNPTEAEHWFQAIEQFAAYQLAGEVQPWWQAECRLLQLQNADIPWEVFQTAFYKKYFPESTREAKEMELMQMKQGSMSVAEYTNKFEELCRFSRVCQGDPETYESWRCVKYQRDLKDNIMTAVASMEIRVFSDLVNKARVVEEYAKTVAASKNTHGGSSSRGRGKYFHPRGPSFKRVGYAPQGQGGFRKNNQNQFQYARERGNQSKDSLDLACNRSGRFHPYDSCKIGLGGCFKCGLTGHIAKDLPSLEKSECGPKSASRLSLCCECQGCFQGGSVDERASHSFISFAKVEELGLKALELPFYLHVHTLHQTVMSRSGCRQVGFKLEGRDFVHDLTCLLMVGLEVILGFDWLSKNRVLLDCFERTIRFMPEGENGAVVVTGYYLNSVMVHCSGEEYQGYIFLAANTLGDAQNLDQILVVKNFLEVFPEDIPEFPPQRKIEFAIKLVPGAGPVSIAPYRMAPIELAELKTKLEEILNKRFIRPSVSSWGAPVLLVKKKNGGMRLCVDYRQLNKVTVKNKYPLPRVDDLMDQLQGAGVFSKIDLRSGYHQIRVKEDDIPKTAFRTRYGHYEFAI